The region GAAGACCTGTTTGAGATGCCCCAGGTCGATCTCGGAATCACTTCCGGTGACCTCGCTGAAGGGGATATTGACTGCGCCGGGGATGTGCCCCTTTCCGTTGAAGGAGGCATCGGCGCCGTTGTAGAAGTTCGGCGTGCGGGCGTCGACCAGCTTGTAATCCGGGTGATCTGCGATGGAGCGGACCAGGGAGGCGTCTGCCACGAGGCCCTCGACGGGACCGCGCGTCAGCTTGCCTGCCATGACCTTTGGCGGCTCCGCTGTGACCGGTTTGCCGTCCTTGAGCCAGGCTGTAAGCCCTCCGTTCAGCAGCGAGGTGCGGTTGCCCATCCCCATGTACTGCAGGGCGAAGATGATCCGGGTCGTGAGCGGAAACGGCTCACCTTTGCCGGAGTAGACGATGATGTGGCTGCCATCGGAGATGCCCGCGGCTTCGAGCCTGCTGCGGAGCGTCGCGGCCGGTAGAAGCTCAAGGCCAAGCTGGCCGGGCTGCGCCTTTGCCGGTGTCGAAATATCCTCGACCGTCAACAGGCGGGCCCCTGGAATGTGCTGCCTGTCGTATTCCTGGCGCGACCCTGCCTCAATCAGAACGATGTCTGCATCGTTGAGATGGCTTGCAACATAGGCCGTATCCACCAGCAGAGGCTCTGGCGCAGCCTGTGCCAGCAGCGCGGAAGAGAACAGGAAGACGAGGAGCGCACAAAGGTTCTTCATGGCAGCGGTCCTTTTCGTTACGAATCTGCGATCAGGCGGATCTCCCTGTGGTCAGAGGCCAGGCGGATCTCCTGATATAGAGGAGCATACAGAAAAGTCCGGTTTTGGAAAGAAGGCGTCTGAACTGTTACTTTCTGCTTGAACCGGACCGACGCCCGTCGTATAAAGGCACACGCAGAAATCAGGGATTCAAAAAGAGACAAGCGATTGACCTGCCCGCCGCAAAGGGTACGTCTGCGTGTGAAGGTTGTATGACTGGAAGTGTTCGTTTCCTGCAAGGGTCTGTAAGGTCGGTTCTGTTTGGATGTCTGCTGTCCGGGTTGCCCTCTTTTGCGAAGGACGCCGTGCCCGACTGGGTGCGTGCAGCCGCCGCGCAGCCGCTGCCTGCGTATTCTGCTGAAACGACGGCGGCGGTTCTGCTTGAGGATACGACCTACACGGTAGCTCCGGATGGCACGGCCACGGAGCATCTGCGCGAGGTCGTTAAGATTCTGCGTCCCCAGGGCCGGGAAGAGGGTCTCGTCTCGGTGCCGTTCAGCAAGGACCGGAAGCTGGTCTCTCTGCATGTCTGGAGTATCGGGCCGGACGGCCATGAGTACACGGTCAAAGACAACGAGATGATCGAGGCCGGCTATCCGGGCCAGGGAAATCTCTACGAGGATGAACGCATTCGAGCGGCAAATCCTCCGGGCTGCGATCCGGGCGGCATCGTCGCCTATGAGTATGAGCAGAAGATGCTGCCCTATGTGGCGGAGAAGACCTGGTTCTTCGAGGGAAGTCTTCCACGTCTCCGTCAGGTCTTCACTCTGCAGCTTCCTGCGGGATACAGCTACACCACCGTCTGGGCGCACCATGCCCCGGTCGAAGCATCGGATCTTGAAAATCGAAGCTGGCGTTGGGAGATGAAGCAGACGCCGGGCATTCATCTGCAACACGTGCTCTATCGTCCGTCAGTGCTGTCGCTGGCCGGAAGGATGACCGTTCACTATGGAACGTCCGCCTCGACCCAGAAGGATGGCTGGGAGGGAATTGGTGAGTGGTACGACGGCCTGTCGCGCGATCGTCTGGCATCGACCCCCGAGCTTGCGGCGAAGGCGAATGAGCTTATCCAGGGCAAGACGGATTTCTACGAAAGGACCGAAGCGATTGCGGAGTTTGTCCAGCAGCAGGTGCGGTACTTCGCTATTGAGATGGGAATCGGAGGGTACCAGCCGCACTTTGCCGAGGAGATCTATCGCAATCGTTACGGCGATTGCAAGGACAAGGCGACGCTTCTCTCCGCGATGCTGTCGGCTGTGAACATCCATGCTGCTCTGCTGATGGTGGACGATCGCAGGGGCGTGATCGATCCCAAAGCTCCCTCAACCGTGGGGAACCACATGATCACGGCGATCGAGATCCCGAAGGAATACAACTCAGCCAGGCTTCGCAGCATTGTGACCGCGAAGACAGGGCGCCGCTATCTCATCTTCGACCCTACGTGGGAGAAGACGCCATTCGGGCAGCTGGAGCACGAATTGCAGGGAAGCTATGGGGTACTGATGGAAGGCCCTGACAGCCAGGTGATCAAGCTGCCGCTGCTGGCTCCCAGGTTCAACCGGGTGCACCGGGAAGGAAAACTGCAGCTGGCGGCGGATGGCTCCCTCAAGGGAACCATCACCGAGACGAGGTTTGGCGATCTCTCGGACCGCAGGCGCGTTCTCTACACCCATGGCGATGCGAAGCAGCAGGCCGACTTTATGGATCATGTCCTGGGAGAGGACTTCGGGGCTTTCAAAGTTTCAGACCTCAAGGTAGCGAACGCCGAGGCGCTCAACAAGGACCTGGTGACGAGCTTCGCGATCGAAGTAGAGCGATATGCAAGCGCCATGGGGCCTCTGCTTACGGTGCGGCCTCGTGTTCTGGGGCAGGAGGCGCCACCGGTGGACCATACGGACCGCAAGGTTCCCATCGATCTTCGGGAGACGATGCAGGCCGAGGACGATTACGAGATCGAGCTCCCACAAGGGTATGCCGTGGACGAGCTTCCGGAGCCGGTGAAGGACGATCTGGGCTTCGCCTCGTATGAGAGCTCGACCCAATTGAAAGGAAATGTACTGCACTACTCGCGCACATTGACCATTCGGGAGGTCACCCTGCCTGCGGAGAAATATGCCGACCTGCAGAAGCTTTCAGGGCTGATCTCGAACGATGAGCAGAGTCTTGCGGTTCTCAAAAAGCAGTGATCTAAAGCAGTGATCTACAGAGAGAAGGAAACCCTCCGATGAAAAGAACCCTTTTGCGCACCACCTTTCTCGCAGTTCTGTTGGCGGCAGTGAGTCCCGTTTTGTTTGCAGACCAGTGGACGGAGCCTACGAAAGAAGAACTCACGATGACCTCCCAGGAGGGGTATCCAGGAGTCCCAGCGGTCTACCTGAACAGGGAAGAGGTAACCGTAGACAAGCTGCACATGTGGAGCGTGTATGTTCGCCTGAAGGTACTTACCGAAAAGGGCAAGGACTACGCCAATGTCGAGCTGAAGTACGCCTCTTTCCGGAGCGGCGCGGGCTATACGGTGACCAACATCGAGGGTCGTACCATCCATCCCGATGGCAAGATCATTCCGTTTACCGGAAAGCCCTACGAGAAGCTGATCGAGCGGACCCAGGGATATCAGGGCTACAAGGCCATGTCGAAGGTCTTCACCATGCCCGATGTGGAGGTCGGCAGCATTCTGGAGTACCGGTATACGCTGCGCTACGACGACAACTACTACTACTCGCCGGACTGGTACGTGCAGTCGGAGTTGTACCTGCGGAAGGGCCACTATGTCTGGAAGCCCACCAGTCAGCAGCTCGTCAGTAAGAGAGGCAGCCGCGAACAGTTTACGAACTCGCTGGGCTGGTTTCCCGTGCTGCCGGCCGGAGCCTCCGTTCATCAGACGCAGCTTCCGCCGACCAACCTGGACCGCGACGGGCAGCTCATCCTGGACCTTGATGTCCACGACATTCCTCCCTCTCCTCACGAGGAGCACATGCCTCCGATCTCCAGCTTTACGTATCGTGTGCTCTTCTACTACTCGCCTTATCGCAGTTCTGAAGAGTTCTGGAGGCAGGAGGGGAAGTTCTGGTCCAAGGACCGCGACAAGTTCATCGGGCCGGGCTCGAAGGTGTCGGCTGCCGTCAGCCAACTGACTGCCGGCTCCAAGACCCAGGACGAGAAGCTCCGCAAGATCTACGCCGCTGTGATGCAGATGGAGAACACGGACTATACGCGCACAAGGGAGCGCTCCGAAGACAAGGCGGAAGGACTGGGCACGATTCACGACACGGATGACATTCTGGAGCGCAAGCGCGGCAATGGAGATCAGCTTGCCCAGCTCTTCGTCGCCATGGCGCGTGCAGCGGGCATGAAGGCGTATCTCTTCGCCGTGACCAACCGTGACCGCAGCCTCTTTACGGATTACTACCTGAGCATGTCGCAGCTGGACGACGATGTCGCCGTGGTGAACGTGGACGGGAAGGAGATGTTCTTCGATCCGGGGTCGCGCTATTGTCCCTATGGCCATCTGGACTGGAAGCACACCAACGCCGGAGGTATTCGGCAGGCAGAGGGTGGAACTGTCATCGCGAATACGCCGGGAGAGAGCTTCACCTTCTCGCGCACGCAGCGAATCGCCGATCTGAAGATGGATGAACATGGAGAAGTCAGTGGAATCGTGAAGATGACCTACATGGGACATCCGGCCATCGAGTGGCGGCACCGTGCTCTGGTGGGTGACTCCGAAAGTCTGCAGCGGGAGCTGCGCACCAATCTCGAAGACCTGCTTCCAGGAGGGATGAAGGTCGACGTGGTCAGTATCCTGCAGATGGAGGACTACGAGAAGCCGCTGGTGGTCCAGTTCGACATCAAGGGAGGCATCGGAACGCCGACGGGCAAACGTCTCTTTGTGCCTGCCGATCTCTTTGTCGCGAATGAGAAGTCGCTCTTCCCGCATGAGAAGCGCGATCTGGCCGTGTACTTCGAGTACGGCAACATCGTGCAGGACGCGGTACGCATCCGGTTTCCGCAAAACATCAAGGCGGAATCTGTACCGGAGGTCTACAAAGACCAGTTTGAAAAATCGATAGCCTATGCACTGACGAACGATCAGAGCGCAGATTCGGTGACCATGCGGCGCGACTTCGACCTGGGATCGTTCTTCTTCGAAAAGAAAGAGTATCCGGCCCTGCGCGCCTTTTATGGCAAGACGGAGGCCAAAGACCAGGAGAAGCTGGTCCTGATCACCTCGCCCGTGAATACACCCGTCGCAACGAACTGAGATGCGGCTGCCGGGGTGCGATTGCTCCCGGCAGTTTTTCAAGGCGCGGGCAG is a window of Edaphobacter sp. 12200R-103 DNA encoding:
- a CDS encoding sulfurtransferase, coding for MKNLCALLVFLFSSALLAQAAPEPLLVDTAYVASHLNDADIVLIEAGSRQEYDRQHIPGARLLTVEDISTPAKAQPGQLGLELLPAATLRSRLEAAGISDGSHIIVYSGKGEPFPLTTRIIFALQYMGMGNRTSLLNGGLTAWLKDGKPVTAEPPKVMAGKLTRGPVEGLVADASLVRSIADHPDYKLVDARTPNFYNGADASFNGKGHIPGAVNIPFSEVTGSDSEIDLGHLKQVFADAGVKPGETIVTYCHLGAQATATLFGARLLGYPVKLYDGSFQDWVTNHRGDVVK
- a CDS encoding DUF3857 and transglutaminase domain-containing protein; protein product: MPSFAKDAVPDWVRAAAAQPLPAYSAETTAAVLLEDTTYTVAPDGTATEHLREVVKILRPQGREEGLVSVPFSKDRKLVSLHVWSIGPDGHEYTVKDNEMIEAGYPGQGNLYEDERIRAANPPGCDPGGIVAYEYEQKMLPYVAEKTWFFEGSLPRLRQVFTLQLPAGYSYTTVWAHHAPVEASDLENRSWRWEMKQTPGIHLQHVLYRPSVLSLAGRMTVHYGTSASTQKDGWEGIGEWYDGLSRDRLASTPELAAKANELIQGKTDFYERTEAIAEFVQQQVRYFAIEMGIGGYQPHFAEEIYRNRYGDCKDKATLLSAMLSAVNIHAALLMVDDRRGVIDPKAPSTVGNHMITAIEIPKEYNSARLRSIVTAKTGRRYLIFDPTWEKTPFGQLEHELQGSYGVLMEGPDSQVIKLPLLAPRFNRVHREGKLQLAADGSLKGTITETRFGDLSDRRRVLYTHGDAKQQADFMDHVLGEDFGAFKVSDLKVANAEALNKDLVTSFAIEVERYASAMGPLLTVRPRVLGQEAPPVDHTDRKVPIDLRETMQAEDDYEIELPQGYAVDELPEPVKDDLGFASYESSTQLKGNVLHYSRTLTIREVTLPAEKYADLQKLSGLISNDEQSLAVLKKQ
- a CDS encoding DUF3857 and transglutaminase domain-containing protein, producing the protein MKRTLLRTTFLAVLLAAVSPVLFADQWTEPTKEELTMTSQEGYPGVPAVYLNREEVTVDKLHMWSVYVRLKVLTEKGKDYANVELKYASFRSGAGYTVTNIEGRTIHPDGKIIPFTGKPYEKLIERTQGYQGYKAMSKVFTMPDVEVGSILEYRYTLRYDDNYYYSPDWYVQSELYLRKGHYVWKPTSQQLVSKRGSREQFTNSLGWFPVLPAGASVHQTQLPPTNLDRDGQLILDLDVHDIPPSPHEEHMPPISSFTYRVLFYYSPYRSSEEFWRQEGKFWSKDRDKFIGPGSKVSAAVSQLTAGSKTQDEKLRKIYAAVMQMENTDYTRTRERSEDKAEGLGTIHDTDDILERKRGNGDQLAQLFVAMARAAGMKAYLFAVTNRDRSLFTDYYLSMSQLDDDVAVVNVDGKEMFFDPGSRYCPYGHLDWKHTNAGGIRQAEGGTVIANTPGESFTFSRTQRIADLKMDEHGEVSGIVKMTYMGHPAIEWRHRALVGDSESLQRELRTNLEDLLPGGMKVDVVSILQMEDYEKPLVVQFDIKGGIGTPTGKRLFVPADLFVANEKSLFPHEKRDLAVYFEYGNIVQDAVRIRFPQNIKAESVPEVYKDQFEKSIAYALTNDQSADSVTMRRDFDLGSFFFEKKEYPALRAFYGKTEAKDQEKLVLITSPVNTPVATN